In Synechococcus sp. UW69, a single genomic region encodes these proteins:
- a CDS encoding Tfp pilus assembly protein FimT/FimU, with protein MRSDGSRSTRPNGFSLVECLLVVALLGILATLAIPSSSAVQRRLELESGLRRLRVGLDRGRMAAERDHHPCALQLSATGWMAPLTGDLPACRVGVTPLAESGAGALELRSNLPDAVRFSTNGLVLDGGLVVLSHPGQAQALCLVIGLPLGISRSGVYRGDPGGSLSSSLCQPSDA; from the coding sequence ATGCGCTCTGACGGGTCGAGGAGCACTCGGCCCAATGGCTTCAGCTTGGTGGAGTGTCTGCTGGTGGTGGCGCTGCTGGGGATTTTGGCGACCTTGGCGATTCCCAGCTCCAGTGCCGTGCAACGGCGCTTGGAATTGGAGAGTGGCCTGCGCCGCTTGCGGGTGGGGCTCGACCGAGGCCGGATGGCCGCCGAACGGGACCACCACCCCTGTGCCCTGCAGCTCAGCGCGACTGGTTGGATGGCACCGCTGACGGGCGATCTGCCTGCGTGTCGGGTCGGAGTGACGCCCTTGGCGGAGAGCGGTGCAGGAGCGTTGGAGCTGCGCAGCAACCTTCCTGACGCCGTTCGCTTCAGCACCAATGGCTTGGTGCTCGATGGAGGCCTGGTGGTGTTGTCCCATCCCGGCCAGGCTCAGGCTCTATGCCTGGTGATCGGCTTGCCCCTGGGCATCAGCCGCAGCGGTGTTTATCGAGGCGATCCCGGCGGCTCCCTGAGCAGTTCCCTCTGCCAACCCAGCGATGCGTAA